The Alnus glutinosa chromosome 1, dhAlnGlut1.1, whole genome shotgun sequence region CTCTTATAATCCCGTGGGCGGATTCTCACAAATTCCTGATAGGAGAGGAAATCATATGAGAGAGATGGCTGAAAGCAAGGCATCTACTAATAGGGCAAAGCATAGCCATCCAACACCGAAAGTCAGATAGCCAATTGAATCCCCGTAAAGGAAAACCACAATCCACGCACCTTCCTCTCTGTTTCACTCCCCAGTAATCAACTTATTAGCTATATCTAGCTGCTCTCAGTTCTCATatcctcttcctctctctctctctctctctctctctctctctctccatagtCCTAAGAATATGAACCTGAGCCATCCTTCCATGACATTTCTCTCCTTGGTTCCTCTCTTCTTGCTCCCCTCCTTAATCTCAGCCCAGACCTGCCAAAGAACATGCGGCAAACAAATCCTCAAATATCCATTTGGCAGTGATCCCGGTTGCGGCGACCCACGCTTCCAACAATACGTCGCTTGCAACCAACAAAGGCTCACTTTAACCACTCACACCGGCTCCTACCCTGTCAGCACCATAGACTACACACACCAAGTCATCTACATATCAGATCCTTCCATGTCAACCTGTTCCTGCACACAACCAAGCAAAGGCTTCGGCCTCGACTGGGATGCGCCCTTCACTTTTCACGACGACACCATCTTTGCCTTATTAGACTGTTCGACCACTTCCTCCCCTATATACACTTCGAATGGCCTAAATACTGAAGGAAACGGCTCCAAACCCCTTCTTTGCGCTAACGAGGGGACACCCATTTGCAGTTATTTATACTCTTGCCGGCCTATTAGCACCATCAACCTCCCAATCTCAACCTGCTGTATTTACGCTCCGATGGATCTTGGGCCGTCGTTTGAAATGGATTTAAAGAAGCTTCAGTGTACTTCATATTCTGGATTTTACAGCTTCAATGGCCAGGAAGCTAACCCCGAAAACTGGAACTATGGGATAGCACTCAAATATAAGTTCAACGTGAATAATGAATATCCAATCTCGTGTTCTCAATGCGAGAGAAGTTATGGAGTTTGTGGCTACACTGGAGCATACAATTCGTTTATCTGTAACTGTCCTAATGGGCTCAACATGTCAACGGATTGTTTCTTCACGGCACCCTATAACAATGGCTTGAGGCTTCTTCCATGGAAGAATGGTATGAtcccattgttttttttttcttttcttttctcttcctttttggTTCTTTTCACCTATTGTCTTTGAAGTTTGATGCTTAAAGTTCCAGTTATTAATTTTGACCTTGTTGCAGGGGCTGGGTTGATCTTTTTTTTGGCATGGTCATTAGTTTGGGTTTTGATGTAGCTTATGCATGGGATCCTCCGGCCAAATCaagaataaaaattgtaatgcTGGGTTGTGGTCGACTTATTCGCTTAGAAAAATAGCCAATGAAATCCGGCATCTTCGGGTGGCAGACAAGTGTGCACATTCCACTAGTGGACAGTATTTTCATCTGATGTGTGTATATATACTGCGAAATTTAATGTTTAAATGTGCATGTTTATCCCTTGATGAAGTATGCAACACCTTTACCGCATTTGTTTACGCCAAATTTTTAAACACGAAAAGGATTAGAATAGGATAAATTAATCAATGCCATCTTATCATTAAATCATCACTGTTTAAGGCTTGCAGAAAGTTTAATTGTGGGGCATCAGCTGAAATGCATTTACAGTACAACTTGTAAAGTAGAGCTTTAAGCCCGGAGGGATTTCTAAAGAAATAAGATTAAGGAATGAGGTTCCTTCTTAGCACCATGTCCACTAAGAGAGAATCGCTTTCTTGAtaatggttttttctttgtcaCGAAAGCGACAGAGAACTTTATACCTACAGCACTTCCCTTGCATCTTTTTACCtttacacagagagagagagagagagagagagagagagagagagagagttcaaaGCAGAAACATTCATTTTATTCTGCTCCTCTAGTTTTACTAGATTACAAACGACAAACTGTTTATACATGTTTCTGAGTATAAGTAGCAACCTCGCTCCTCTAGAATTGGCCAGTCTtcaaaaggatgaaaatgggGAACAAAGATGAAATAATGAATCAATTTAGAATGAATATCCCCATTATATCTAACTTAACCCTGACTTGAGTATTTACAGAGGTATACTATAACTGCAAAATTTGTATGGCGAAAAATATCTTTCAAATTGTTTTCATTGATGTCATCTCATGTTGCAGCACTGGGGTTTTCCTTGATATTGCAATTTGCCCCACATGCATATCATTTGTCTTGGAGATTGGTAATGTGCAGTGTAATAATCTTCGATGCACCCAAACTGGCAGAACTTCAAGCTGTGCCGATACTCTACTGTTCTTGAGCTGTTGAACTGCTCCACCCACATTCCCATACTCACGTCTTCCATCTTGAACAACTGCACCATGTGGACATCCATCTAATCAATCACGTGTACATGCATACACACATTCGCATGCATATATACattgaaagagaaagagagagagagagagagagagaagagattgGAGAGCAGAACAAAGCAACATACTCTTAATTTCTGCCTTTCAAACTCATATATGATAAACTGTGCTATGTCTGATGATACGATGTAACCCGGACCATTTGCATAGGGCGGATAATCTTCCTCTGGCCATTCCTggccccaaaagaaaaagacataaCGGTGTAAGGTATGCAGTACTTTTGGGTGACAGAATATCATTTAAAACCCATATGTAGATAAGCGCAAGTCAGCTATTACCTAGAAATTCCAATGCAATGCCTATCAGGTAAATAACACATGCCAGGAAGATAACCATACAAACAGGGGAGGAACCAGCAATTGAAGTGGGGCGCCAAAACTATAAAAAgactttttttgggggggaaacAATAAATTTTTGGAGGTCtaccttttaaaaaatataatttttaagagaatttttaaaattttgggggtCTTCAAGTAATAACATGGGTCCGACCCTGCATACAAAGGAATGTTTGGGTGTCTAATACCTATAAACCAGAAGTAGGACCCCATTTCTAAAGCAGATATGATCTACACCCTATGGTtgcaacaaaataaatcatcttTAAATATATGGAAGAGA contains the following coding sequences:
- the LOC133867704 gene encoding uncharacterized protein LOC133867704, with translation MNLSHPSMTFLSLVPLFLLPSLISAQTCQRTCGKQILKYPFGSDPGCGDPRFQQYVACNQQRLTLTTHTGSYPVSTIDYTHQVIYISDPSMSTCSCTQPSKGFGLDWDAPFTFHDDTIFALLDCSTTSSPIYTSNGLNTEGNGSKPLLCANEGTPICSYLYSCRPISTINLPISTCCIYAPMDLGPSFEMDLKKLQCTSYSGFYSFNGQEANPENWNYGIALKYKFNVNNEYPISCSQCERSYGVCGYTGAYNSFICNCPNGLNMSTDCFFTAPYNNGLRLLPWKNGAGLIFFLAWSLVWVLM